The Rhinopithecus roxellana isolate Shanxi Qingling chromosome 9, ASM756505v1, whole genome shotgun sequence genome contains a region encoding:
- the SLC25A37 gene encoding mitoferrin-1 isoform X2 — translation MQSLSPDPKARYTSIYGALQKIMRTEGFWRPLRGINVMVMGAGPAHAMYFACYENMKRTLNDVFHHQGNSHLANGIAGSMATLLHDAVMNPAEVVKQRLQMYNSQHRSALSCIRTVWRTEGLGAFYRSYTTQLTMNIPFQSIHFITYEFLQEQVNPHRTYNPQSHIISGGLAGALAAAATTPLDVCKTLLNTQENVALSLANISGRLSGMANAFRTVYQLNGLAGYFKGIQARVIYQMPSTAISWSVYEFFKYFLTKRQLENRAPY, via the exons ATGCAGAGTTTGAGTCCAGATCCCAAAGCCCGGTACACAAGTATCTACGGAGCCCTCCAGAAAATCATGCGGACTGAAGGCTTCTGGAGGCCCTTGCGGGGCATCAACGTCATGGTCATGGGTGCAGGGCCGGCCCACGCCATGTATTTTGCCTGCtatgaaaacatgaaaaggaCTTTAAATGACGTTTTCCACCACCAAGGAAACAGCCACCTAGCCAACG GGATAGCTGGGAGTATGGCCACCCTGCTCCACGATGCGGTAATGAATCCAGCAGAAG TGGTGAAGCAGCGCTTGCAGATGTACAACTCGCAGCACCGGTCAGCTCTCAGCTGCATCCGGACGGTGTGGAGGACCGAGGGGTTGGGGGCCTTCTACCGGAGCTACACCACGCAGCTGACCATGAACATCCCCTTCCAGTCCATCCACTTCATCACCTACGAGTTCCTGCAGGAGCAGGTCAATCCCCACCGGACCTACAACCCGCAGTCCCACATCATCTCAGGCGGGCTGGCCGGGGCTCTCGCCGCGGCCGCCACGACCCCCCTGGACGTATGTAAGACCCTTCTCAACACTCAGGAGAACGTGGCCCTCTCGCTGGCCAACATCAGCGGCCGGCTGTCGGGCATGGCCAATGCCTTCCGGACGGTGTACCAGCTCAACGGCCTGGCCGGCTACTTCAAAGGCATCCAGGCGCGTGTCATCTACCAGATGCCCTCCACCGCCATTTCTTGGTCTGTCTATGAGTTCTTCAAGTACTTCCTCACCAAGCGCCAGCTGGAAAATCGAGCTCCATACTAA
- the SLC25A37 gene encoding mitoferrin-1 isoform X3, which produces MATLLHDAVMNPAEVVKQRLQMYNSQHRSALSCIRTVWRTEGLGAFYRSYTTQLTMNIPFQSIHFITYEFLQEQVNPHRTYNPQSHIISGGLAGALAAAATTPLDVCKTLLNTQENVALSLANISGRLSGMANAFRTVYQLNGLAGYFKGIQARVIYQMPSTAISWSVYEFFKYFLTKRQLENRAPY; this is translated from the exons ATGGCCACCCTGCTCCACGATGCGGTAATGAATCCAGCAGAAG TGGTGAAGCAGCGCTTGCAGATGTACAACTCGCAGCACCGGTCAGCTCTCAGCTGCATCCGGACGGTGTGGAGGACCGAGGGGTTGGGGGCCTTCTACCGGAGCTACACCACGCAGCTGACCATGAACATCCCCTTCCAGTCCATCCACTTCATCACCTACGAGTTCCTGCAGGAGCAGGTCAATCCCCACCGGACCTACAACCCGCAGTCCCACATCATCTCAGGCGGGCTGGCCGGGGCTCTCGCCGCGGCCGCCACGACCCCCCTGGACGTATGTAAGACCCTTCTCAACACTCAGGAGAACGTGGCCCTCTCGCTGGCCAACATCAGCGGCCGGCTGTCGGGCATGGCCAATGCCTTCCGGACGGTGTACCAGCTCAACGGCCTGGCCGGCTACTTCAAAGGCATCCAGGCGCGTGTCATCTACCAGATGCCCTCCACCGCCATTTCTTGGTCTGTCTATGAGTTCTTCAAGTACTTCCTCACCAAGCGCCAGCTGGAAAATCGAGCTCCATACTAA